A window of the Neofelis nebulosa isolate mNeoNeb1 chromosome 13, mNeoNeb1.pri, whole genome shotgun sequence genome harbors these coding sequences:
- the LOC131492959 gene encoding synaptotagmin-15-like isoform X1: MAEQVALVIGGLAGGLLLLLLLIWVSCCLWKRLCAIFTYEELPGTTAASSTQEDKPCPPYATRTQTSRPPGVPFVVPPSFQDRDWVPLNSGEWAQVPRDPCPALELLPHTSSSNLGMVGTINPELYKFLDDTSETDFPEGCLGRLWFSLEYEQEAERLLVGLIKARRLQGPSETCSPLVKLHLLPDERRFLQSKTKRKTSNPQFDEHFIFQVSSKSITQRVLRFSVYHVDRQRKHQLLGQVFFPLKNETLAGDCRRLIWRDLEAESLEPPSEFGDLQFCLGYNDCLRRLTVVVLRAKGLQLQEDTSFVSVCVKVSLMNHNKFVKCKKTSAVLGSANPVYSETFSFKADPAELDTASLSLTVLQGAEGEKSHALGRVVVGPYMYARGKQLEHWNEMFSKPKELVKRWHALCRTTEP, from the exons ATGGCGG AGCAGGTGGCCCTGGTAATCGGGGGCCTCGCTGGggggctgctgctgctactgctatTGATCTGGGTGAGCTGCTGTCTCTGGAAGAGGCTTTGTGCCATATTCACCTATGAGGAGCTGCCAGGGACCACAGCTGCATCCAGCACACAAGAGGACAAGCCCTGCCCGCCATATGCCACCAGGACCCAGACAAGCAG GCCACCAGGTGTGCCATTTGTGGTGCCCCCTTCCTTCCAAGACCGAGACTGGGTACCCCTGAACAGTGGAGAGTGGGCTCAGGTCCCACGggacccctgcccagccctggagCTCCTGCCCCACACCTCCAGCAGCAACCTTG GCATGGTGGGGACCATCAACCCAGAGCTATACAAGTTCCTAGACGACACGAGTGAGACGGACTTCCCTGAGGGTTGCCTGGGGCGGCTGTGGTTCTCCTTGGAATACGAGCAGGAAGCCGAGCGGCTGTTGGTGGGCTTGATCAAGGCGCGGAGGCTGCAAGGCCCCTCAGAGACCTGCAGCCCTCTGGTGAAGCTTCATCTGCTGCCCGACGAGCGGCGCTTCCTCCAGTCCAAGACCAAACGCAAGACCTCCAACCCGCAGTTTGATGAGCACTTCATCTTCCAG GTGTCCAGCAAGAGCATCACTCAAAGGGTACTCAGGTTCTCCGTGTACCACGTGGACAGACAGAGGAAGCACCAGCTCCTGGGCCAGGTGTTCTTCCCCCTGAAAAACGAGACCCTGGCAGGTGACTGCCGGCGTCTCATCTGGAGAGACCTGgaggctgagagcctggag cctccctctgaGTTTGGAGACCTGCAGTTCTGCCTCGGCTACAACGACTGCCTGCGCCGCCTGACCGTGGTCGTGCTGCGAGCCAAGGGCCTCCAGCTCCAGGAGGACACGAGTTTTGTCA GTGTGTGTGTCAAAGTGTCTCTGATGAACCACAACAAGTTTGTCAAGTGCAAGAAGACTTCGGCTGTCCTAGGCTCCGCCAACCCCGTGTACAGCGAGACTTTCAGCTTCAAGGCCGACCCCGCTGAGCTGGACACTGCCAGCCTCAGCCTGACCGTGCTGCAGGGCGCCGAAGGAGAGA AGAGCCACGCGCTGGGCCGGGTGGTGGTGGGCCCCTACATGTATGCCCGGGGCAAGCAGTTGGAGCACTGGAACGAGATGTTCAGCAAGCCCAAGGAGCTGGTGAAGCGCTGGCATGCCCTCTGTCGCACCACTGAGCCCTGA
- the LOC131492959 gene encoding synaptotagmin-15-like isoform X2 has translation MRSCQGPQLHPAHKRTSPARHMPPGPRQAASGTQPLWAVGATPSTCHQHVIFPPRDRPPGVPFVVPPSFQDRDWVPLNSGEWAQVPRDPCPALELLPHTSSSNLGMVGTINPELYKFLDDTSETDFPEGCLGRLWFSLEYEQEAERLLVGLIKARRLQGPSETCSPLVKLHLLPDERRFLQSKTKRKTSNPQFDEHFIFQVSSKSITQRVLRFSVYHVDRQRKHQLLGQVFFPLKNETLAGDCRRLIWRDLEAESLEPPSEFGDLQFCLGYNDCLRRLTVVVLRAKGLQLQEDTSFVSVCVKVSLMNHNKFVKCKKTSAVLGSANPVYSETFSFKADPAELDTASLSLTVLQGAEGEKSHALGRVVVGPYMYARGKQLEHWNEMFSKPKELVKRWHALCRTTEP, from the exons ATGAGGAGCTGCCAGGGACCACAGCTGCATCCAGCACACAAGAGGACAAGCCCTGCCCGCCATATGCCACCAGGACCCAGACAAGCAG cctctggcactCAACCCCTATGGGCTGTGGGAGCCACACCTTCCACCTGCCACCAACATGTCATCTTCCCGCCTCGGGACAGGCCACCAGGTGTGCCATTTGTGGTGCCCCCTTCCTTCCAAGACCGAGACTGGGTACCCCTGAACAGTGGAGAGTGGGCTCAGGTCCCACGggacccctgcccagccctggagCTCCTGCCCCACACCTCCAGCAGCAACCTTG GCATGGTGGGGACCATCAACCCAGAGCTATACAAGTTCCTAGACGACACGAGTGAGACGGACTTCCCTGAGGGTTGCCTGGGGCGGCTGTGGTTCTCCTTGGAATACGAGCAGGAAGCCGAGCGGCTGTTGGTGGGCTTGATCAAGGCGCGGAGGCTGCAAGGCCCCTCAGAGACCTGCAGCCCTCTGGTGAAGCTTCATCTGCTGCCCGACGAGCGGCGCTTCCTCCAGTCCAAGACCAAACGCAAGACCTCCAACCCGCAGTTTGATGAGCACTTCATCTTCCAG GTGTCCAGCAAGAGCATCACTCAAAGGGTACTCAGGTTCTCCGTGTACCACGTGGACAGACAGAGGAAGCACCAGCTCCTGGGCCAGGTGTTCTTCCCCCTGAAAAACGAGACCCTGGCAGGTGACTGCCGGCGTCTCATCTGGAGAGACCTGgaggctgagagcctggag cctccctctgaGTTTGGAGACCTGCAGTTCTGCCTCGGCTACAACGACTGCCTGCGCCGCCTGACCGTGGTCGTGCTGCGAGCCAAGGGCCTCCAGCTCCAGGAGGACACGAGTTTTGTCA GTGTGTGTGTCAAAGTGTCTCTGATGAACCACAACAAGTTTGTCAAGTGCAAGAAGACTTCGGCTGTCCTAGGCTCCGCCAACCCCGTGTACAGCGAGACTTTCAGCTTCAAGGCCGACCCCGCTGAGCTGGACACTGCCAGCCTCAGCCTGACCGTGCTGCAGGGCGCCGAAGGAGAGA AGAGCCACGCGCTGGGCCGGGTGGTGGTGGGCCCCTACATGTATGCCCGGGGCAAGCAGTTGGAGCACTGGAACGAGATGTTCAGCAAGCCCAAGGAGCTGGTGAAGCGCTGGCATGCCCTCTGTCGCACCACTGAGCCCTGA
- the LOC131492959 gene encoding synaptotagmin-15-like isoform X3: protein MAEQVALVIGGLAGGLLLLLLLIWVSCCLWKRLCAIFTYEELPGTTAASSTQEDKPCPPYATRTQTSRPPGVPFVVPPSFQDRDWVPLNSGEWAQVPRDPCPALELLPHTSSSNLGMVGTINPELYKFLDDTSETDFPEGCLGRLWFSLEYEQEAERLLVGLIKARRLQGPSETCSPLVKLHLLPDERRFLQSKTKRKTSNPQFDEHFIFQVSSKSITQRVLRFSVYHVDRQRKHQLLGQVFFPLKNETLAGDCRRLIWRDLEAESLEPPSEFGDLQFCLGYNDCLRRLTVVVLRAKGLQLQEDTSFVSVCVKVSLMNHNKFVKCKKTSAVLGSANPVYSETFSFKADPAELDTASLSLTVLQGAEGEKNSWTKVWTLGRIAVRL, encoded by the exons ATGGCGG AGCAGGTGGCCCTGGTAATCGGGGGCCTCGCTGGggggctgctgctgctactgctatTGATCTGGGTGAGCTGCTGTCTCTGGAAGAGGCTTTGTGCCATATTCACCTATGAGGAGCTGCCAGGGACCACAGCTGCATCCAGCACACAAGAGGACAAGCCCTGCCCGCCATATGCCACCAGGACCCAGACAAGCAG GCCACCAGGTGTGCCATTTGTGGTGCCCCCTTCCTTCCAAGACCGAGACTGGGTACCCCTGAACAGTGGAGAGTGGGCTCAGGTCCCACGggacccctgcccagccctggagCTCCTGCCCCACACCTCCAGCAGCAACCTTG GCATGGTGGGGACCATCAACCCAGAGCTATACAAGTTCCTAGACGACACGAGTGAGACGGACTTCCCTGAGGGTTGCCTGGGGCGGCTGTGGTTCTCCTTGGAATACGAGCAGGAAGCCGAGCGGCTGTTGGTGGGCTTGATCAAGGCGCGGAGGCTGCAAGGCCCCTCAGAGACCTGCAGCCCTCTGGTGAAGCTTCATCTGCTGCCCGACGAGCGGCGCTTCCTCCAGTCCAAGACCAAACGCAAGACCTCCAACCCGCAGTTTGATGAGCACTTCATCTTCCAG GTGTCCAGCAAGAGCATCACTCAAAGGGTACTCAGGTTCTCCGTGTACCACGTGGACAGACAGAGGAAGCACCAGCTCCTGGGCCAGGTGTTCTTCCCCCTGAAAAACGAGACCCTGGCAGGTGACTGCCGGCGTCTCATCTGGAGAGACCTGgaggctgagagcctggag cctccctctgaGTTTGGAGACCTGCAGTTCTGCCTCGGCTACAACGACTGCCTGCGCCGCCTGACCGTGGTCGTGCTGCGAGCCAAGGGCCTCCAGCTCCAGGAGGACACGAGTTTTGTCA GTGTGTGTGTCAAAGTGTCTCTGATGAACCACAACAAGTTTGTCAAGTGCAAGAAGACTTCGGCTGTCCTAGGCTCCGCCAACCCCGTGTACAGCGAGACTTTCAGCTTCAAGGCCGACCCCGCTGAGCTGGACACTGCCAGCCTCAGCCTGACCGTGCTGCAGGGCGCCGAAGGAGAGA
- the GPRIN2 gene encoding G protein-regulated inducer of neurite outgrowth 2 has product MSTSHADQGARPPRSPCPQPLSRSSSSLLEGQGQRPELRKSASSTVWQAQPGEASASPQVLEEEEHHTESTEQTQASSPRPRPRAVGHWRSSTVGNVSTVGGGDLGRLRAPGAASMQRSHSDLVRSTQTRGHSGAHKASLSCSALGSSPVHRAQLQPSSTSGQGGRAPAGLERDLAPEEGTSNSAWTLGDSQVWVAPLDLGGTTTHSSSPQAGPKATGQPATTSCHALSPATLLCNMREVGTGGCCHALPAPGILAFPKLVASVSESGLQAQHGVRFQCRLPGGLPGHSHCCAHPWGPTGLVTEPGTRTKDVWTMTSASDLAPVLASSLSAQDAGVQAAPMAVCKAVATSPPLEAPVALHTFPEVTLGSGLEEAPSPVRDVRWDAEGMTWEVYGAAVDPEVLGVAIQKHLEMQFEQLQRAPTSEDSLSAEGRRGPLRAVMQSLRRPSCCGCSSAAPE; this is encoded by the coding sequence ATGAGCACCAGCCATGCTGACCAGGGTGCCCGGCCACCCCGGAGTCCCTGCCCACAGCCCCTGTCCCGGAGCTCTTCCAGCCTGTTGGAaggccaggggcagagaccaGAGCTCCGCAAGAGCGCCAGCAGCACTGTATGGCAGGCCCAGCCAGGCGAGGCCAGCGCCAGTCCGCAggtcctggaggaagaggagcacCACACTGAGAGCACGGAGCAGACGCAGGCCTccagcccccggccccggccccgtgCTGTGGGCCACTGGCGGAGCAGCACTGTGGGCAATGTGTCTACCGTGGGTGGTGGTGACCTGGGTCGCCTGAGGGCCCCCGGTGCCGCTTCCATGCAAAGGAGCCACTCGGACCTGGTGCGCAGCACCCAGACCCGGGGCCACAGTGGTGCCCATAAAGCCAGCCTCAGCTGCTCGGCCCTTGGCAGCTCACCGGTCCACAGGGCTCAGCTGCAGCCCAGTAGTACTTCTGGCCAGGGAGGCCGGGCCCCTGCAGGCCTAGAGAGGGACCTGGCTCCAGAGGAAGGGACTTCGAACTCAGCCTGGACCCTGGGAGACAGTCAGGTGTGGGTGGCGCCACTAGACCTGGGAGGGACAACCACCCACAGCAGCAGCCCCCAGGCTGGGCCCAAAGCCACCGGGCAGCCAGCCACAACCTCCTGCCATGCCCTGTCCCCAGCAACTCTCCTCTGCAATATGAGAGAGGTGGGGACCGGTGGCTGCTGTCATGCCCTGCCAGCCCCGGGGATCCTGGCCTTTCCCAAACTAGTGGCATCGGTAAGTGAGTCTGGGCTGCAGGCTCAGCATGGGGTGAGGTTCCAGTGCAGGTTGCCTGGGGGGCTCCCTGGGCATTCCCACTGCTGTGCCCACCCTTGGGGTCCCACCGGGTTAGTCACGGAGCCTGGTACCAGGACCAAGGATGTATggaccatgacctcagccagtGACTTGGCCCCTGTGTTGGCATCCTCTCTGTCAGCCCAAGATGCTGGTGTACAGGCAGCCCCCATGGCGGTTTGCAAGGCTGTGGCCACCAGCCCACCCCTGGAAGCCCCTGTGGCCCTGCACACATTCCCGGAGGTAACTCTGGGGTCCGGCCTGGAGGAGGCACCATCCCCTGTGCGGGATGTGCGATGGGATGCTGAGGGCATGACCTGGGAGGTGTATGGAGCTGCAGTGGACCCTGAGGTACTTGGCGTGGCCATCCAGAAGCATCTGGAGATGCAGTTTGAGCAGCTGCAGCGGGCACCCACCAGCGAGGACAGCCTGTCTGCGGAGGGCCGGAGGGGACCTCTGCGTGCTGTCATGCAGTCCTTGAGGCGCCCCAGCTGCTGCGGCTGCTCCAGTGCAGCTCCCGAGTGA